From Halorhodospira halophila, one genomic window encodes:
- a CDS encoding methyl-accepting chemotaxis protein, whose translation MLSAVRLTPKLLLLFGVPTLLAFVIVGGIATHQANDRFSTEITDSTQELSEAGAEAISQWLDTHTAYVSALAHSEALASGNPDRIGDFLAGQGEHMSDEYEVLIFVDTEGTATYHHGGEQTDLSGRDYWQTIVEEERETLVISDPVHSASTGNPITVIARAVTDAGGDVIGLVAVTVTLDTLADAVASTTDRAGALAWALSADGLTVAHPDEDVRMEENALESGDTDYQAIAQRMVDGERGVGTFSGADDTAYTAAFAPVSGLSGWSLGIAVPESELMAAARDLQQNLLIVFAAAVVLLGGIIVLVARRIAQPIAATGRALGEIASGEADLTRRLEVHSRDEVGELATNFNAFIDRLQGLIGSVADASTQLSASAEELSASVRETSGQLREQQSETEQVATSMNEMAATIQQVAENASDASEAARRSDQAAQSGSEVVQENADEIRQVAQQAETAAGVVQQLNEDAERVTKVLDVIHEITEQTNLLALNAAIEAARAGENGRGFSVVAEEVRKLATRTQTSTEEIREILDTLRGRIEEAAQAMENGRSSSGQAVTIASRASESLGAITESVGTINDMNTQIASAAEEQSAASEEINRSLTQIKATIDATASGASQVASASEEVARLAADLQDRVGQFRVR comes from the coding sequence ATGCTCAGTGCCGTCCGTCTCACCCCGAAGCTGCTCCTCCTCTTTGGCGTCCCCACTCTGCTGGCCTTTGTCATCGTCGGCGGGATCGCCACCCACCAGGCCAACGACCGCTTCAGCACCGAGATCACCGACTCGACTCAGGAGCTGAGCGAGGCCGGTGCCGAGGCCATCAGCCAGTGGCTCGACACGCACACGGCCTACGTCTCCGCCCTGGCGCACAGCGAGGCGCTCGCCTCCGGCAACCCCGATCGGATCGGTGACTTCCTCGCCGGCCAGGGCGAGCACATGAGCGACGAATACGAAGTGCTGATCTTCGTCGACACCGAGGGGACGGCTACCTACCACCACGGCGGCGAGCAGACGGATCTCTCCGGGCGCGACTACTGGCAGACCATCGTCGAAGAGGAGCGGGAGACGCTGGTCATCTCCGATCCGGTCCACTCCGCCAGTACCGGCAATCCGATCACCGTCATCGCCCGGGCGGTTACCGATGCCGGGGGGGATGTCATCGGCCTGGTGGCGGTGACCGTCACCCTCGACACCCTGGCCGATGCGGTGGCATCGACTACGGATCGCGCTGGCGCCCTCGCCTGGGCCTTGAGCGCCGACGGCCTCACCGTCGCCCACCCGGACGAGGACGTGCGCATGGAAGAGAACGCGCTGGAGTCCGGGGATACCGACTACCAGGCGATCGCCCAGCGCATGGTCGACGGTGAGCGAGGCGTGGGCACCTTCAGCGGGGCCGACGACACCGCCTACACAGCGGCCTTTGCCCCGGTCTCCGGACTCTCCGGCTGGTCGCTGGGGATCGCCGTGCCAGAATCAGAACTGATGGCCGCTGCCCGCGATCTGCAGCAGAACCTGCTGATCGTCTTCGCCGCGGCGGTGGTGCTGCTTGGCGGGATCATCGTCCTGGTGGCCCGGCGCATCGCGCAGCCGATCGCCGCCACCGGCCGGGCACTGGGCGAGATCGCCAGCGGCGAAGCCGACCTCACCCGCCGCCTGGAGGTCCATTCCCGGGATGAGGTGGGCGAACTGGCCACCAACTTCAACGCCTTCATCGACCGGCTCCAGGGGTTGATCGGCTCGGTCGCCGACGCCTCAACCCAGCTCTCCGCCTCCGCCGAGGAGCTGTCGGCCTCGGTGCGCGAGACCAGCGGCCAGCTGCGCGAGCAGCAGTCCGAGACCGAGCAGGTGGCCACCTCCATGAACGAGATGGCGGCCACCATCCAGCAGGTCGCCGAAAACGCCTCGGACGCCTCCGAAGCGGCCCGCCGGTCCGATCAGGCCGCCCAGTCGGGCTCGGAGGTCGTGCAGGAGAACGCCGACGAGATCCGTCAGGTGGCACAGCAGGCCGAGACCGCCGCCGGCGTCGTCCAGCAGCTCAATGAAGACGCCGAGCGGGTTACCAAGGTGCTCGACGTGATCCACGAGATCACCGAGCAGACCAACCTGCTTGCCCTCAACGCCGCCATCGAGGCAGCGCGCGCCGGGGAGAACGGCCGCGGGTTCTCGGTCGTCGCCGAGGAGGTGCGCAAGCTGGCCACCCGCACCCAGACCTCCACCGAGGAGATCCGCGAGATCCTCGATACCCTGCGCGGGCGCATCGAAGAGGCGGCCCAGGCCATGGAGAACGGCCGCAGCAGCTCTGGCCAGGCAGTAACCATTGCCTCGCGCGCGTCGGAGTCGCTGGGTGCGATCACCGAGTCCGTAGGGACCATCAACGACATGAACACCCAGATCGCCAGCGCTGCGGAGGAGCAGTCGGCGGCCTCCGAGGAGATCAACCGCTCGCTGACCCAGATCAAGGCGACCATCGACGCCACCGCAAGCGGCGCCTCCCAGGTCGCATCGGCCAGCGAGGAAGTCGCCCGGCTGGCCGCCGACCTGCAGGACCGCGTGGGGCAGTTCCGCGTCCGCTGA
- the nhaC gene encoding Na+/H+ antiporter NhaC, with amino-acid sequence MSDTNENGAREPEIPLPSVTTALLPIAFTMGLMVFQILAFDDFVPHVPLALGIAFTGLLGWYHGIRWWRMENGLYHVVHIGLQSVAILITVGMIIGTWILSGTVPLLIYYGLLLITPELFLLAAMILTAVVSMAVGTSWGTVGTVGLALVGVGEGLGIPMALTGGAIVSGAFFGDKMSPLSDTTNLAPAVTGTNLFSHIRNMMATSVPALIVAGTAYWAIGFGYADTGLESGRIETILEGLEAQFTLHPVLLLPAVLVMALALLRFPVLPTLFAGAIAGAVMAVLVQGTDLTTAIMAMQDGFVSETGVESVDDLLSTGGIQSMMWTISLVLIALAFGGILEQTRSVEAILNAIIQRIRGRFSLFAASTGSAAGTNLISGDPYLSIALPGRMYAPVYRGQGQSTLNLSRSVEEGGTMINPLIPWGAGGAFTAGALGIPTLVYAPFAIVCWLSPLIGLLFAATGWFMPRATEEEQQRWQDNHESIMVQGGVVNSADLDPEELERAFDRYRRR; translated from the coding sequence ATGAGCGACACCAACGAGAACGGTGCGCGGGAGCCGGAGATCCCGCTTCCGAGCGTGACCACGGCCCTGCTCCCCATCGCCTTCACCATGGGCCTGATGGTCTTTCAGATCCTCGCCTTCGATGACTTCGTCCCCCACGTACCACTGGCCCTGGGCATCGCCTTCACCGGCCTGCTCGGCTGGTACCACGGCATCCGCTGGTGGCGGATGGAGAACGGCCTCTACCACGTCGTCCATATCGGTCTTCAGTCGGTGGCCATCCTGATCACAGTGGGCATGATCATCGGCACCTGGATCCTCTCGGGGACCGTGCCGCTGCTGATCTACTACGGCCTGCTGCTGATCACCCCGGAACTGTTCCTGCTCGCCGCCATGATCCTCACCGCCGTGGTCTCCATGGCCGTGGGCACCTCCTGGGGCACGGTCGGCACCGTGGGTCTGGCCCTGGTGGGCGTCGGCGAGGGGCTGGGCATTCCCATGGCCCTGACCGGCGGCGCCATCGTCTCGGGCGCCTTCTTCGGCGATAAGATGTCGCCGCTGTCCGACACCACCAATCTCGCCCCGGCCGTCACTGGCACCAACCTGTTCAGCCACATCCGCAACATGATGGCCACCTCCGTGCCGGCGCTGATTGTTGCCGGCACCGCGTACTGGGCCATCGGCTTTGGCTACGCGGACACCGGCCTGGAGAGCGGACGCATCGAGACCATCCTCGAGGGCCTGGAGGCGCAGTTCACGCTGCATCCGGTGCTGCTGCTGCCGGCGGTTCTGGTCATGGCCCTGGCGCTGCTGCGTTTCCCGGTGCTGCCCACGCTCTTTGCCGGTGCCATCGCCGGCGCGGTCATGGCGGTCCTCGTCCAGGGCACGGACCTGACCACCGCGATCATGGCGATGCAGGACGGCTTCGTCAGCGAGACCGGCGTCGAGTCGGTGGACGACCTGCTCTCCACCGGTGGCATCCAGTCGATGATGTGGACCATCTCGCTGGTGCTCATCGCCCTGGCCTTCGGCGGGATCCTGGAGCAGACGCGCAGCGTCGAGGCCATCCTCAACGCCATCATCCAGCGCATCCGAGGCCGCTTCTCGCTGTTCGCCGCCAGCACCGGCAGCGCCGCCGGCACCAACCTCATCTCCGGCGATCCTTACCTGTCCATCGCGCTACCGGGCCGGATGTACGCCCCGGTCTATCGGGGACAGGGACAATCGACCCTGAACCTGTCGCGTTCGGTGGAGGAAGGCGGGACCATGATCAACCCGCTGATCCCTTGGGGCGCGGGTGGTGCCTTCACCGCCGGTGCGCTGGGCATCCCGACGCTGGTCTACGCCCCCTTTGCCATCGTCTGCTGGCTGTCGCCGCTGATCGGCCTGCTCTTTGCTGCGACCGGGTGGTTCATGCCACGCGCCACCGAGGAAGAGCAGCAGCGCTGGCAGGACAACCATGAATCCATCATGGTCCAGGGCGGCGTGGTCAACTCCGCCGATCTCGACCCCGAGGAGCTGGAGCGGGCCTTCGACCGCTACCGGCGTCGCTGA
- the tsaA gene encoding tRNA (N6-threonylcarbamoyladenosine(37)-N6)-methyltransferase TrmO produces MIEMQPIGVIRTPHTERRGMPVQPSGAGDFTGQVEVDPAYAAGLKDLDGFSHITLIFLFDRSEGYELEVVPFLDDRPHGVFATRAPRRPNPIGLSTVRLEAVRGNTLEIRGPDMLDGTPLLDIKPCTPELGPQGPVRRGWLDEARARFAEGRADERFRP; encoded by the coding sequence ATGATCGAGATGCAGCCGATCGGGGTGATCCGCACCCCGCACACCGAACGTCGCGGTATGCCGGTCCAGCCGAGCGGTGCCGGCGACTTCACCGGCCAGGTGGAGGTCGATCCCGCCTACGCGGCCGGGCTCAAGGATCTGGACGGGTTCTCGCACATCACCCTGATCTTTCTCTTCGACCGCAGCGAGGGCTACGAGCTCGAGGTGGTCCCCTTTCTCGATGATCGCCCCCACGGTGTCTTCGCCACCCGGGCGCCCCGGCGGCCGAACCCCATCGGCCTGTCCACCGTGCGACTGGAGGCGGTGCGCGGCAACACCCTCGAGATCCGGGGGCCGGACATGCTCGACGGCACGCCGCTACTCGACATCAAGCCGTGTACGCCGGAGTTGGGTCCACAGGGCCCGGTGCGCCGCGGCTGGCTGGACGAGGCCCGGGCCCGCTTCGCCGAGGGTCGGGCGGACGAGCGCTTCCGGCCGTAG
- a CDS encoding TonB-dependent receptor — protein sequence MILRFRTLAVSWRGALPAAGLAGLAAPAAVLGDSGAEVLPQVTVTGDPLGSRTESELVRPISVVEGEALERRRGGGTIGEVLDGLPGISNADFGPGVGRPTIRGLQGSRVEELQDGMRISDVSDEGVDHAVGGDSRRAQSVEFIRGPATLMYGSGAAGGAVNMVTSRFDPFIGDQVSGRLYGAYTDNANKRQGYAGVEVPLTEGFALRTDYSLSRSDDADIAGFQLEEGRDGDHLIRDTLVNSDVKDDSWSLTGMWSEDWGYIGVGYDRWEIEYGVPEAFFPVHTSDIELSDEYERIYAEHDRFDLRSEFYDPFDGFSAARFNLSYTEFVQDEIEYEYDTSTGRLDEREPEATFEQDELDARLELTHDPLDALGGLRGTVGIDFHDVDYIGAADGDDLIRPTETTSTGVFVVEELPTGFGAVEFGARLNHERSRPADVADQQIKKVAEDGSINGVDVPERNFQEELGSRTFTTGSASAGARFELDDAHRLRTSVTYAERAPSAEQLYAFGRHGAAGTWEVGDPDLGEEQYLNLDIALERHQGAVRYDAAVFYNRVDDYIYFQSFDDNGEPLRVGADDDEVVQEDGGDQLVYNTAADVHLYGLEFEAEHDLTVADWPVTARASGDYLRGRFRDGGSLPRMTAPRLGIGVDTAWRTLDFAVDWRHVFRQTDTGPAETETGSYNLVGFDIGWEPQDVEELRVFFRGRNLLDEDGRRHESFFKSSAPILGRNYTLGASYNF from the coding sequence ATGATACTCCGGTTCCGGACCCTCGCGGTGTCGTGGCGCGGCGCACTGCCGGCGGCCGGTCTGGCGGGGCTGGCGGCACCGGCGGCGGTGCTTGGGGACTCGGGGGCCGAGGTCCTGCCCCAGGTGACCGTGACCGGCGATCCCCTGGGCAGCCGCACGGAGAGCGAACTCGTGCGCCCGATCTCGGTGGTGGAGGGTGAGGCGCTGGAGCGCCGTCGCGGTGGCGGGACCATCGGCGAGGTCCTCGACGGCCTGCCGGGGATCAGCAACGCGGACTTCGGGCCCGGCGTGGGCCGGCCCACGATCCGTGGCCTGCAGGGGTCCCGGGTCGAGGAGCTGCAGGACGGCATGCGCATCAGCGATGTCTCGGACGAGGGCGTCGATCACGCCGTCGGGGGGGACTCGCGGCGGGCGCAGTCGGTGGAGTTCATCCGCGGGCCGGCGACACTGATGTACGGCTCCGGGGCTGCCGGCGGGGCCGTGAACATGGTCACCAGCCGCTTTGACCCGTTTATCGGCGACCAGGTCTCCGGCCGCCTTTACGGCGCCTACACCGACAATGCCAACAAGCGCCAGGGCTACGCCGGTGTCGAGGTGCCCCTGACCGAGGGGTTCGCCCTGCGCACCGACTACAGCCTCAGTCGCAGCGACGACGCCGACATCGCCGGCTTCCAGCTTGAGGAGGGACGCGACGGCGATCACCTGATCCGCGATACGCTGGTCAACAGCGACGTCAAGGACGACAGCTGGTCGCTGACCGGGATGTGGTCGGAGGACTGGGGCTACATCGGCGTCGGCTACGACCGCTGGGAGATCGAGTACGGCGTGCCGGAGGCCTTCTTCCCGGTGCATACAAGTGATATCGAGCTCTCCGACGAGTACGAGCGGATCTACGCCGAGCACGACCGCTTCGATCTGCGCAGTGAGTTCTACGACCCGTTCGACGGCTTCTCGGCCGCCCGTTTCAATCTCTCCTACACCGAGTTCGTCCAGGATGAGATCGAGTACGAGTACGACACGAGCACCGGACGGCTGGACGAGCGAGAGCCGGAGGCGACCTTCGAGCAGGACGAGCTCGACGCCCGGCTGGAGCTGACCCACGATCCCCTGGACGCCCTCGGCGGGCTGCGCGGGACCGTCGGCATCGATTTCCACGACGTGGATTACATCGGCGCGGCCGATGGCGACGACCTCATTCGCCCCACCGAGACCACCTCCACCGGGGTCTTCGTGGTCGAGGAGCTGCCCACCGGCTTCGGCGCCGTGGAGTTCGGTGCCCGGCTCAACCACGAGCGCTCACGGCCGGCGGATGTGGCGGACCAGCAAATCAAGAAGGTCGCCGAAGACGGCAGTATCAACGGGGTCGACGTGCCCGAGCGCAACTTCCAGGAGGAACTCGGCAGCCGCACCTTCACCACCGGCAGCGCCTCCGCCGGTGCCCGCTTCGAGCTCGACGACGCCCACCGCCTGCGCACCTCGGTGACCTACGCCGAGCGCGCCCCCTCGGCCGAGCAGCTCTACGCCTTCGGCCGCCACGGCGCCGCCGGCACCTGGGAGGTGGGGGATCCGGATCTCGGCGAGGAGCAGTACCTCAACCTGGACATCGCCCTGGAGCGCCACCAGGGGGCGGTCCGCTACGACGCCGCGGTCTTCTACAACCGGGTGGATGACTACATCTACTTCCAGAGCTTCGACGACAACGGCGAGCCCCTGCGCGTTGGGGCGGATGACGATGAAGTTGTGCAAGAGGACGGCGGCGATCAGCTGGTCTACAACACCGCCGCCGACGTCCACCTCTACGGCCTGGAGTTCGAGGCGGAGCACGATCTCACCGTGGCCGACTGGCCGGTGACCGCCCGGGCCAGCGGCGACTACCTGCGCGGGCGTTTCCGCGACGGCGGGAGCCTGCCGCGGATGACGGCGCCGCGGCTGGGGATCGGCGTGGACACCGCCTGGCGGACTCTGGACTTCGCCGTGGACTGGCGACACGTTTTCCGGCAGACGGATACCGGCCCGGCGGAGACCGAGACCGGCAGCTACAACCTGGTCGGCTTCGATATCGGCTGGGAACCGCAGGATGTCGAGGAGCTGCGCGTGTTCTTCCGCGGCCGGAACCTCCTCGACGAGGACGGCCGACGCCACGAGAGCTTCTTCAAGAGCTCGGCGCCGATCCTCGGCCGCAACTACACCCTGGGGGCGAGCTACAACTTCTAG
- a CDS encoding SDR family NAD(P)-dependent oxidoreductase: protein MSEPSASPHNHPASAAAGPPLGVVLTGGSRGLGLAMAQRFLAAGDTVVVCARDPARLDAARTELAAATGAGERLHVLAADVADPGEAERLADFAVERLGTIHRWVNNAGTAGRFKRPLTGLDTADIAGTCATNLTGSMQLCAAALRRMQAQPAAQQPCYHLFNFGFSELGARFSRTSIPHRVSKLAVAELSRQLRRELQAAGERGVGVHELRPGLVRTELLLADLPESARPIIDRLAEPPERVADVLVPRIRGVTGTGRTLQYRSPLVTLLRALTAVPALRRGG, encoded by the coding sequence ATGAGCGAGCCCTCCGCATCCCCGCACAACCACCCCGCCTCCGCGGCCGCCGGGCCGCCGCTCGGGGTGGTGCTCACCGGCGGCAGCCGCGGCCTGGGCCTGGCCATGGCGCAGCGTTTCCTCGCCGCCGGGGATACCGTGGTCGTCTGCGCCCGGGATCCGGCGCGGCTGGATGCGGCGCGGACCGAGCTGGCCGCCGCCACGGGGGCCGGGGAGCGTCTACACGTCCTCGCCGCCGACGTCGCCGACCCCGGGGAGGCCGAGCGGCTGGCGGATTTCGCCGTCGAGCGACTGGGGACCATCCACCGCTGGGTGAATAACGCCGGTACCGCCGGGCGCTTCAAGCGGCCGCTGACCGGGCTGGATACGGCGGACATTGCTGGCACCTGCGCGACCAACCTCACCGGCTCCATGCAGCTTTGTGCGGCGGCGCTGCGGCGCATGCAGGCCCAACCGGCGGCGCAGCAGCCGTGCTACCACCTGTTCAACTTCGGGTTCTCGGAGCTGGGGGCGCGTTTCTCGCGGACCTCCATCCCGCATCGGGTCAGCAAGCTGGCGGTGGCGGAGCTCTCCCGTCAGCTGCGTCGCGAGCTGCAGGCCGCCGGCGAGCGCGGGGTGGGCGTCCACGAGCTGCGTCCCGGGCTGGTGCGCACCGAGCTGCTGCTCGCCGATTTGCCCGAAAGCGCCCGGCCGATTATTGATCGCCTGGCCGAGCCCCCGGAACGGGTGGCCGATGTCCTGGTGCCCCGAATCCGCGGGGTCACCGGCACCGGGCGCACCCTGCAGTACCGCTCGCCCCTGGTCACGCTGCTCCGCGCCCTGACGGCGGTGCCCGCCCTGCGCCGCGGCGGCTGA
- the putP gene encoding sodium/proline symporter PutP encodes MNGELDLNIPLLATFVVYLILMILVGLFAYRFTKSLADYILGGRRLGSGTAALSAGASDMSGWLLLGLPGAVYASGMNQIWIAVGLAIGAYLNWQFIAERLRRYTEVARDSITIPAYFENRFRDRTSALRVVSALVILLFFTFYTSAGLVAAGTLFEDTFGVDYTLALAVGASVILVYTLLGGFLAVSWTDFIQGILMFVALILVPVITVMNLGGWSETAGAVADFEPGALDAFHDVTLFSIISLMAWGLGYFGQPHVLTRFMAIRSPKDIPAARFIGISWMVFALFGAIFTGFAGIAFFEGTGTLDNPETVFLALIQALFNPWVAGCLLAAVLAAIMSTIDSQLLVSSSALSEDFYKRFLRPRAGDRELVWVGRATVLVIGLFATLLAFDPDAAVLDLVAYAWAGFGAAFGPVIILSVFWRGTTRNGALAGIVVGAVTVVVWDLLEGGLFDMYEILPGFILGTLAILVFSRIGGRPGEEIEREFDRVRARMD; translated from the coding sequence ATGAACGGGGAGCTCGACCTGAACATCCCGCTGCTGGCGACCTTTGTCGTCTACCTGATCCTCATGATCCTGGTGGGGCTCTTCGCCTACCGCTTCACCAAGAGCCTGGCCGACTACATCCTCGGCGGGCGGCGTCTCGGATCGGGGACTGCGGCCCTGTCCGCCGGCGCCTCGGACATGAGCGGCTGGCTGCTGCTCGGCTTGCCCGGGGCGGTCTACGCCTCGGGGATGAATCAGATCTGGATCGCGGTGGGCCTGGCCATCGGCGCCTACCTCAACTGGCAGTTCATCGCCGAGCGGCTGCGCCGCTACACCGAGGTGGCGCGGGACTCCATCACCATCCCCGCCTACTTCGAGAACCGTTTCCGGGACCGGACCTCCGCCCTGCGCGTGGTCTCCGCCCTGGTGATCCTGCTCTTTTTCACCTTCTACACCTCGGCCGGGCTGGTGGCGGCGGGCACGCTGTTCGAGGACACCTTTGGCGTGGACTACACGCTGGCCCTGGCGGTCGGCGCCTCGGTGATCCTGGTCTACACCCTGCTTGGCGGCTTCCTGGCGGTTAGTTGGACCGACTTCATCCAGGGCATCCTGATGTTCGTCGCGCTGATCCTGGTGCCGGTGATCACGGTGATGAATCTCGGCGGCTGGTCGGAGACCGCCGGGGCGGTGGCGGACTTCGAGCCCGGGGCGCTGGATGCCTTCCACGACGTGACGTTGTTCAGCATCATCTCGCTGATGGCTTGGGGGCTGGGCTACTTCGGGCAGCCCCACGTGCTGACCCGATTCATGGCCATCCGCAGCCCGAAGGACATCCCGGCGGCCCGGTTCATCGGCATCAGCTGGATGGTCTTTGCCCTGTTCGGGGCGATCTTCACCGGCTTTGCCGGTATCGCCTTCTTCGAGGGGACCGGCACCCTGGACAACCCCGAGACGGTCTTCCTGGCCCTGATCCAGGCGCTGTTCAACCCGTGGGTGGCCGGCTGCCTGCTGGCGGCGGTGCTGGCGGCGATCATGAGCACCATCGACTCGCAGCTGCTGGTCTCCTCCTCGGCCCTGTCCGAGGACTTCTACAAGCGCTTCCTGCGCCCGCGCGCCGGCGATCGCGAGCTGGTCTGGGTCGGCCGTGCCACGGTGCTCGTCATCGGACTCTTCGCAACGCTGTTGGCGTTCGATCCGGACGCCGCGGTCCTCGACCTGGTCGCCTACGCCTGGGCTGGATTCGGTGCCGCCTTCGGCCCGGTGATCATCCTCTCGGTGTTCTGGCGGGGTACCACCCGCAACGGTGCGCTGGCGGGGATCGTCGTCGGTGCGGTGACGGTGGTCGTCTGGGATCTGCTCGAGGGTGGCCTGTTCGATATGTACGAGATCCTGCCCGGCTTCATCCTCGGGACACTGGCGATCCTGGTCTTCAGCCGCATTGGTGGCCGTCCCGGCGAGGAGATCGAGCGCGAGTTCGATCGCGTCCGGGCGCGTATGGACTGA